In Eucalyptus grandis isolate ANBG69807.140 chromosome 4, ASM1654582v1, whole genome shotgun sequence, the following proteins share a genomic window:
- the LOC104442298 gene encoding dnaJ protein homolog gives MFGRVPRKSDNTKYYEVLGVPKNASQDELKKAYRKSAIKNHPDKGGDPEKFKELAQAYEVLSDPEKRDMYDQYGEDALKEGMGGGSAGHDPFDIFESFFGGDSFFGGGFGGRFGGASSSRRRRQKQGEDVVQVLKVSLEDLYNGTMKKLSLSRNVLCPKCKGKGSKSGATSRCYGCQGKGMKVTTRHIGMGMIQQMQHVCSECEGTGEAISEKDRCRQCLGSKVSQEKKVFEAHVEKGMKDGQKVVFEGQADEAPDTITGDIVFVVQEKEHPKFKRKIDDLEVEHTLSLTEALCGFQFVLTHLDGRQLLIKSNPGEIIKPGQFKVINDEGMPQHQRPFMKGRLFIHFNIEFPDAGALSLDRCQALEKVLPPRQGRTLSNKEVDQCEETTLHDVNMEEESRRQHRHRQREAYVEDDDDDDDDEHSMPRVQCAQQ, from the exons ATGTTTGGGCGTGTTCCAAGGAAGAGTGATAACACCAAATACTACGAAGTACTTGGTGTCCCAAAAAATGCCAGTCAAGATGAACTTAAGAAGGCATATCGAAAAAGTGCCATAAAGAATCATCCTGACAAAGGTGGTGATCCTGAAAAG TTCAAGGAGTTGGCTCAAGCTTATGAAGTTCTTAGTGATCCAGAGAAAAGAGATATGTATGACCAATATGGCGAAGATGCACTTAAAGAGGGAATGGGAGGGGGTAGTGCTGGTCATGAtccatttgatatttttgaatcATTCTTCGGTGGAGACTCTTTCTTTGGTGGAGGATTCGGTGGACGATTTGGTG GTGCCAGTAGTTCTAGAAGGAGAAGGCAGAAACAAGGGGAGGATGTAGTGCAGGTTCTGAAAGTTTCTTTGGAGGACTTGTACAATGGGACTATGAAGAAACTTTCTCTTTCCAGGAATGTATTGTGCCCCAAATGCAAAGG GAAAGGTTCAAAAAGTGGAGCCACTAGCCGATGTTATGGATGCCAAGGTAAAGGAATGAAGGTGACGACACGCCACATTGGAATGGGAATGATTCAACAAATGCAACATGTCTGTTCTGAATGTGAAGGCACAG GTGAGGCTATTAGTGAGAAGGATAGGTGCCGCCAATGCCTAGGAAGCAAGGTGTCTCAAGAGAAGAAGGTGTTTGAGGCGCATGTTGAGAAGGGGATGAAGGACGGCCAGAAAGTCGTGTTCGAGGGACAAGCAGATGAAGCC CCCGACACTATTACTGGAGACATTGTTTTTGTCGTGCAAGAAAAGGAGCATCCCAAGTTCAAGAGGAAAATTGATGATCTTGAGGTGGAGCACACACTAAGTTTGACTGAGGCACTCTGTGGGTTTCAATTTGTCCTGACCCATCTTGATGGCAGGCAGCTTCTCATCAAATCTAACCCTGGAGAGATTATTAAGCCTG GTCAATTCAAAGTGATTAATGATGAGGGAATGCCTCAGCACCAGAGGCCCTTCATGAAGGGCCGACTGTTCATACACTTTAATATTGAATTCCCAGACGCGGGGGCTCTGTCCCTAGATAGATGCCAGGCTCTGGAGAAAGTCTTACCACCAAGGCAGGGCAGGACTTTGTCAAACAAGGAGGTGGACCAGTGTGAGGAGACCACCTTACATGATGTCAACATGGAGGAAGAGTCAAGACGGCAGCACCGTCACCGTCAGCGTGAGGCTTatgttgaggatgatgatgatgacgacgacgatgaaCACTCAATGCCACGAGTACAATGTGCTCAGCAGTGA